The genomic stretch CTTCACGCTCCACTGCTTCTATATAACCATCCACTTCACAGAGCAGAATCGCTTCAGCATCGACGGGAAGCCCGGCATGGGTGAAGTTTTCCACGGTGCGAATGGTGATATTGTCCATAATTTCTAGGGTTGCCGGAATAACCTTGTTGCGAATAATCGCTGAGATCGCATTACCGGCTTTATCGATATCATCGAATACTCCGAGGAGGGCTTTTCTGGATTCCGGTACGGGGTTTAGTTTAACAAGGATCTCTGTAATAATACCTAGGGTGCCTTCCGCACCTGTGAATAAGGCGGTCAGATCATATCCGGTCACATTCTTCACAGTTTTGCCGCCCCATTTAATGATATCTCCGTTGGCACGGACTAGCTTCATACCCATGACATAGTGTTTCGTCACACCGTACTTCAGTCCACGTAAGCCGCCGGAGGACTCGGAAACTGAGCCACCCATGGTTGCAGTGTTCACTGTACCTGGATCGGGAGGATAAAATAGACCATGCTCCATAGCGGCATTGTTCAAATCAGCGATAATGACACCGGGTTGTACCGATGCTGTGAGGTTCTCATCATCTACTTCTAAGATTTTGTTCATATGCAACATGGACATGACGATGCCCTTTTCGATGGGGATAGTCCCACCGCTGAGATTTGTGGCTGACCCACGAGGATAAACAGGCAGATTGTATTTCGCAGAGATCTTCATAACTTCAGAGACCTGCTCGGTGGTCTGGGGGGTGATGAATACATCCGGAGTTTGACGGGGCATTGCTGCAGTCGCGTCGTAGGAGTATGTCAAAAGTTCTTCATGTTCCGTGATGACATGTTCTTTTCCCAAAACCTGGATGAGTTCATTCAAAGCTTCCGCTTTTAACATAGCATTAAATCCTCCTTAAAAATGACCTTAGTGGTCTGACCATCCTATGATAGGTTAAGTACT from Desulfitobacterium dichloroeliminans LMG P-21439 encodes the following:
- a CDS encoding FAD-linked oxidase C-terminal domain-containing protein, coding for MLKAEALNELIQVLGKEHVITEHEELLTYSYDATAAMPRQTPDVFITPQTTEQVSEVMKISAKYNLPVYPRGSATNLSGGTIPIEKGIVMSMLHMNKILEVDDENLTASVQPGVIIADLNNAAMEHGLFYPPDPGTVNTATMGGSVSESSGGLRGLKYGVTKHYVMGMKLVRANGDIIKWGGKTVKNVTGYDLTALFTGAEGTLGIITEILVKLNPVPESRKALLGVFDDIDKAGNAISAIIRNKVIPATLEIMDNITIRTVENFTHAGLPVDAEAILLCEVDGYIEAVEREAALVEKILKEQGAIEVNIAKTDEERDKIWFARRQALPALAQRRPTTVLEDATVPRSKIPHMIKEIRRIADKYDLLIGTFGHAGDGNLHPTILTDENNKEEMERVEKAVEEIFQVAVSFGGTLSGEHGIGMAKAKFLPLEFGEAGVKLLRDIKEACDPDYRINPGKMVRRD